Genomic segment of Prunus dulcis unplaced genomic scaffold, ALMONDv2, whole genome shotgun sequence:
GGCTGATCAGGTGGACGCTGAACAGGCTGCAGATTAGGGGTCTCCTGCTTACGTTTCGGAGTAGACAAAgacttctttatttcttttcagcttttgtagtctgctctttgtttagaataattggtcttgttttgaccatcttctttttgtttgaacttggccggttggtcactttgctatggaaatttcagtctttattttttcaacttcaatttgcatattgtcttgtgaactgcttgagtAACCGGTTAGTGTCTTGCTGTGTATTTCCCTTGGGATTTTGGCAAAagccagggtcccccttgagggactccgAGCGTATTCTGCATTTTTCCAGAAAACGCTTAACACGCTTCTGGTCGttgccctgcgtctcccttaggaggCTGCTTGTGGACAACTATATGACTATCCTGCCCCCCTTAGGAAAtagataggaacctggatacctcccttaggaaatgcATGGCGCACCCTTCAACCCCCTTAGGATGCTGCTTTGTgggctgcgtctcccgaaggacgcttTTGGTCGTCgtcctgcgtctcccttaggacgctttttatGGACAACTTATTTGACTATCCTGGcccccttaggaaacggataggaacctggacaTTTCCGGCAGGAAGCATGGTGAcccccttttaagaaactcctGGCgcgccctgcgtctcccttaggacgctgtTTTGCAGGTTGCGTCTCCCAAAGGACGCTTCTGgtcgtcgccctgcgtctcccgaaggacgcttCTGGTtgtcgccctgcgtctcccttaggacgctttttatGGGCAACTCTTTGGCTATCCTGccccccttaggaaacggataggaacctggatacctcccttaggaaattcctggtgcagcctgcgtctcccttaggacgcttctTTGCAGGCTGCGTCTCCCAAAGGACGCTTCTAGTtgtcgccctgcgtctcccgaaggacgctACTTACGGGCAACTATCTTTTGTTGTGGCACATTCTGGAATTTGCAATagttgcttctcttcttcagaaATGTGCAGTACTCAGTCGTCTGCTGGGGACTAAGCAGGTAGGAGGAAGCGTCATGGATAGTATCTTTGGAGGTGGTAGGCGTTCCATTATCGCGGAATCTCCTTCCCTTCCATGGTGTCAAGTGTATAGCTTTCTCTGCCCCCGGACCGGCTGATTATGTAAGGGTGTTCCCAATTGGGTTTCATCTTTTTAGATCCTTGTCTTTGTGCAGTGATGAAGGCCTTTCTTAGCACAAGGTCGCCTGGTTGAAACTGTCTAATCTTGGCTCTTTTGTCGTAGTAAGACTTCAACTGCTGTTGATAGGAGGCGACTCGGACAATGGCCTTCTCGCGCTTGCCTTCAAGTAAGTCAAGGTTGAGTCTCATCTGCTCGGAGTTCTGCTCAATACTGCCCACTTCGATGCCTATAGAGGGGACAGTGATGTGAGGAGGAATGATCGTTTCAGTTCCATAGGCGAGGGAAAATGGGGTTTCGCCAGTTGATCTTCGCATGGTGGTGCGATAAGCCCATAGTACGCCAGGGAGCTCATCTACCCATTTTCCTTCGGCGCCTTCTAATCTCTTCTTTAGACAGtccaatattattttattggatgCCTCGGCCTGGCCGTTGCCTTGAGGATATCTCGGGGTAGATAGATGCTGCTTGATGCCATACTTTTTGAAGAAGGCAGTGATCTGCTTGCCGATGAATTGTGAGCCATTGTCGGTGACTAGTGATTGTGGGCAGCCAAACCGGCAGATAATGTTTCTCCAGATAAATCGTTCCACATCATCTTCTTTAGTAGAGGATAGAGCTTCGGCCTCGATCCATTTAGTAAAGTAATCAGTGGCGAcgatcatcatttctttcttggcagGTGCCGTTGGCATGGGGCCTACTAAGTCGATGGCCCATTGCATGAAGGGCCACGGACTGTTCTGCGGATGGTAGATTTCGGCAGGCAGATTAGGAACTGGTTTGTACCGTTGGCAGCGATCACATCTTTTGACATATTCGGTGGAGTCGTGGCGCATAGTAGGCCAGAAATAGCCTACGTTTAGAGCCTTCTAGGCGAGTGACCTGCCCCCAGAGTGGTTGCCACACTCGCCGTCATGAATTTTGCAGAGGACCTCAAGTGTTTGAGGGTACTTTATGCAAGTGAGATGAGGGCCGGAGTATGATCTGCGAATGAGCTTGTCGCCTTGCATGTAATATCTCGCGGCTTTCTATTGGACCTTCCTAGCTTCGGACTTATCCATTAGCAGATTTCCATTTACTAAGTAGTCGATGATGGGGTCTTGCCAGCTGGGGTCTTCATCGATCTGCATTGAGTCGATTGGCTCTATTTCTTCGATGCTTGGTCGATCAAGGTGTTCGACTGGGATGGAGCGTCTGAACTGGGTGTCCAGCGCTGATCCTAGGCTTGCCAACGCATCTGCATGAGTGTTCTCTGCCCGTGGAacttgttggatggtgaaAGTAGGAAATTCTTTCAAAAGTCCTTGGACTTTGTCGAGGTACTGGATCATTCTTGGATGCTTTGCCATGTACTCGCCTGAGGCTTGATTCGTGATCAACTGGGAGTCTGAATAGATGGCTAATCTCTTGATCGTCAGTTCTTTTGCTAGGCGCAGTCCTGCGAGCAATGCCTCATATTCTGCCTCATTGTTTGAAGCAGAAAAGCCTAGTGTGATGGCTTGTTCCAACAAGGTTCCGTCTGGGGTGATTATGACGACGCCTGCCCCTGCTCCTTTGTGATTTGATGCTCCGTCTACATGCAATTGCCACATGTCGTTAGGTAGGTTTGAATCGGTGGGGGAAGTGTCGTCTgctttttccttgctttttgtgaccatcttctcttcttcggctGTCGGAGTAAACTCTACAACAAAATCTGCTAAAGCTTGGGCTTTTATAGCAGTCTTCGGCTGGTAGAGGAGGTCGTATTGACTGAGTTCGATAGCCCATTTCATGAGTCGCTGAGAAGCGTCGGGGCTGTGGAGGAtcgatctcaaaggaaattctGTCATGACAATTATCCGGTGTGCTTGGTAGTAGGGCCTTAGTTTTCTCGCGGAAACTACAAGCGAAAAAATGAGCTTCTCCATTTTTGGATAGCGAGTCTCTGCATCaaggagagcttttgaagtGTAGAATACCGGATGTTGTGCCCCTAGCTCTTCTCGGATGAGAGCTGAGCTGACAGCTGAGTCGGACACCGCCAGGTAGATGTACAAGTCTTCGCCTGGTATCGGTTTTGAGAGTAAGGGAGGTGAAGTGAGGtaggttttcaagttttgaaaagcTACTTCGCACTCATCATCCCACTTGTCCCTGTGTCCTTTCTTCAAGGCTTTAAAAAATGGCCTGCACTTGTCGGTAGATCTTGAGAGGAATCGGTTGAGAGCTGCCGCCCTACCCGTTAGACTTTGTATCTCCTTTGTTGTGGCAGGTGACTTCATGTTGAGTATagccttgatttgatttggatgtGCCTCAATTCCTCTTTGGGTGACTAAGTATCCCAGGAATCGGCCGGACGAGACTCCAAACGTGCATTTGCTCGGGTTCAACTTCATGTTGTATTTTCGGAGTAGGCTGAATGCCTCGGCAAGGTTCTTGATGTGGTCTGCTCGCTCGGGAGCTTTGACTAGCATGTCGTCTACGTAGACCTCCATAGTCTTGCCGATTTgctccttgaaaattttgttcaccAGCCTTTGGTAGGTTGCTCCGGCGTTCTTCAGCCCAAAGGGCATGACTTTGTAGCAGTATGTACCTCTTTCGATGATGAAAGAGGTTTTAGCCTTGTCATCTTCATGCATCATGATTTGGTTGTAGCCGGAGTAGGCGTCCATGAAGCTTAGCAGTTGGTTGCCGGAAGTTGAATCGACGAGCTGATCAATTCTAGGTAGTGGAAAGTTATCTTTAGGGCATGCCTTGTTGAGGTCGGTGTAGTCGACGCACACTCTCCACAGacctttatctttctttgcCACTAGAACAACGTTCGCCAGCCATTCTACGTAGGAGACTTCTTGAATGAAACCAGCAGCTAGAAGCTTATCGATCTCGGCTTCAATGATAGCAACCCGCTCGGGGGCGAAGTTGAGTCTCTTCTGCGCTACAAGTTTGATGGCTGGGTTGACGTGTAGGCGATGGCAGATGATCTGGAGATCGATGCCAGGCATGTCGGATGGCGACCATGCAAATACGTCTTTGTTGTTCCGGAGGAAGGCTGCAAGCTCTATCTTTTCCTCATGGCTTAGGCGGGAGCCGATCCGCGCTTTTCTCTCTGGCTTGTCAGGATCAAGGGGTACTAGCTCGGCGTCCTCTTCGGgcttccatccttcttcaGGAGAGACCTCCGGACGGATTCCCTCGACTTGGTCCTGATTCTTTGATTGCTATTGGGGAGTAGCTATTCCCTTTCCTTTCTGGTCTGCTCGGCCGTCAGAAACGGGATCTGCTTTCTCCTCTGCTTGTTCTACTCCCTTTAGAT
This window contains:
- the LOC117613288 gene encoding uncharacterized protein LOC117613288, with the translated sequence MCKVFAMTLRGAAQDWFHTLPSGSINSFKELTYVFTKEYTSYRTIKKNPDHLFNLRKKAEESLRDYIKRFKAEKANIVGCDDQIASSAFKKGLPAEHDLYRELTITLSQTLAEVLATAEPYALWDDDRIAAKKSTEQAIQQIEDRDTAKEPPQKVIRINTILADSEESGLTNKEKKRKIKQATMISQVSTSLSLAEDDPVIGFQKKDLIGLDLPHNDALVISIQIAQAMVDRVHADEGSAANILQLAVIQQMGLEAKINKSAKSLTGFNGATTVTVGTIDLDVYSPPVISSQTFMVIDEVSPYNGILGRPWIGKINAITSATHQKIRYPVPGGRYQPDQQRSDNGEEMLSSRAEERQANTDQVEGIRPEVSPEEGWKPEEDAELVPLDPDKPERKARIGSRLSHEEKIELAAFLRNNKDVFAWSPSDMPGIDLQIICHRLHVNPAIKLVAQKRLNFAPERVAIIEAEIDKLLAAGFIQEVSYVEWLANVVLVAKKDKGLWRVCVDYTDLNKACPKDNFPLPRIDQLVDSTSGNQLLSFMDAYSGYNQIMMHEDDKAKTSFIIERGTYCYKVMPFGLKNAGATYQRLVNKIFKEQIGKTMEVYVDDMLVKAPERADHIKNLAEAFSLLRKYNMKLNPSKCTFGVSSGRFLGYLVTQRGIEAHPNQIKAILNMKSPATTKEIQSLTGRAAALNRFLSRSTDKCRPFFKALKKGHRDKWDDECEVAFQNLKTYLTSPPLLSKPIPGEDLYIYLAVSDSAVSSALIREELGAQHPVFYTSKALLDAETRYPKMEKLIFSLVVSARKLRPYYQAHRIIVMTEFPLRSILHSPDASQRLMKWAIELSQYDLLYQPKTAIKAQALADFVVEFTPTAEEEKMVTKSKEKADDTSPTDSNLPNDMWQLHVDGASNHKGAGAGVVIITPDGTLLEQAITLGFSASNNEAEYEALLAGLRLAKELTIKRLAIYSDSQLITNQASGEYMAKHPRMIQYLDKVQGLLKEFPTFTIQQVPRAENTHADALASLGSALDTQFRRSIPVEHLDRPSIEEIEPIDSMQIDEDPSWQDPIIDYLVNGNLLMDKSEARKVQ